The Oryctolagus cuniculus chromosome 5, mOryCun1.1, whole genome shotgun sequence genome includes a region encoding these proteins:
- the LOC138849868 gene encoding uncharacterized protein, translated as MSGYPRASGFGLRASVCALARGPAGSRGFRGGGGSGRDAARNLFRDPDHLPASTSSHYNRDNNRCPAGSLGGGGITYSAEGREAVSHPAVWLFAARRDSVCVWGNPGPRPRPPPPPRERGSWAKVPCDGRGRRVGCTHAAPSGDHRPNSPKPGLGRSSHAPRLRLSPEPYPKQSADTRPLHLTSGDSLGISNSRAPHGSCATPEPRLKGFGVPSATPWRRATPSPSQTAIEFKRLKNLCDATDESPTQEDGNLGNHAKADGATD; from the exons ATGTCCGGATACCCTAGGGCCTCGGGCTTCGGGCTTCGGGCCTCCGTCTGCGCCCTGGCCCGCGGCCCTGCGGGTTCCAGAGGATTCCGGGGCGgcggcgg CTCCGGGCGTGATGCCGCACGTAATTTGTTTCGTGACCCCGACCACCTCCCGGCCTCCACCTCCTCGCATTACAACCGGGATAATAATCGCTGCCCGGCTGGCTCGCTGGGTGGTGGTGGGATAACATATTCCGCCGAGGGTAGAGAGGCTGTCAGCCACCCTGCTGTGTGGTTGTTCGCAGCCCGCCGAGactcggtgtgtgtgtggggtaaTCCAGGTCCCCGCCCgcgacccccacccccgccccgcgaAAGGGGTTCGTGGGCAAAGGTTCCGTGCGATGGCCGCGGCCGCCGTGTCGGGTGCACTCACGCGGCGCCCTCTGGGGACCATCGGCCGAATAGCCCTAAGCCGGGCTTGGGGCGGAGTAGCCACGCCCCAAGACTCAGGCTTAGTCCGGAGCCCTACCCCAAGCAGAGCGCTGACACCCGCCCCCTCCACTTGACCTCGGGAGACAGCCTTGGGATCTCCAACTCTCGAGCCCCGCACGGGAGCTGTGCGACCCCCGAACCCAGGCTGAAAGGTTTCGGCGTTCCGAGTGCCACACCTTGGCGGAGAGCGACTCCCAGCCCTTCACAAACAG caatagAATTCAAAAGACTGAAGAATCTGTGTGATGCTACAGATGAAAGCCCTACCCag